One stretch of Diabrotica undecimpunctata isolate CICGRU chromosome 5, icDiaUnde3, whole genome shotgun sequence DNA includes these proteins:
- the atos gene encoding atos homolog protein A isoform X2, with protein sequence MHSTNFNTDGGSTKGEVLVSVATLVTEGRIPGSINSKSKKFYEGPHCTLVKGANKGHTCGLADSLCLKYENDRETVISLCKKDIPLCIEVILTCECKEVDETTDNLNGIYVLEQWHFSVGPKKSAEPLLFNITQLASAIRSQLYFSQITAWLSTQDDSWPLTIHEDNFRYHLTAPGKTIATSNFHLAATKHDFPETDIGNGIVLHVSCLSLPRSATIPKITCNNCAMKTAYDMDINNKLLDDRMHIPCKLKGKHRCEDLEEEENVKIDNKLNVKRLCSKSSVSCEASTSKNRPKLHTFIQNSNFYASDKPNNQNCCQRSLLVAKNDLNKDKGQLLLEAIERSGQKSTSESDIANCDKRESDILSIRDKPNFRVYVDKHCDSPVPILKEKKIRDISNVDLRKRAHVRQKIQFDDEGVSKGEVPSQVEQAKFRKDLDNAASMVFHSRTGLPLTSSPAPVRRGKSCFDFDSSINSVSAIKSALFSTSFSTDDESESDGSIVSPCSPETLLTHKGGVSPVKYRRRGHSAGLLGSFEESVLNGRLEPVSTVQGFTAELGASGSFVPKHLVVPVTVFFYTLGETDKVSSPYLGHINLGKKSYNVPKMGTVQVTLFNPLGTVVKMFVIMYDLSDMPPNSQTFIRQRTLYMPTNCKEVNLEWGPKWLRYLIHLRFMSSKSGKIYLHSDIRMIIFRKCDMDTATAHGIEMRYELRSFTHMPTNPRYSPRK encoded by the exons tGTTTGAAATACGAAAACGACCGCGAGACAGTCATAAGTTTGTGCAAAAAGGACATACCGTTGTGCATCGAAGTTATCCTGACGTGTGAGTGTAAAGAAGTTGACGAGACGACCGACAATTTGAACGGCATTTACGTTTTGGAACAGTGGCATTTCAGCGTCGGCCCCAAAAA GTCTGCTGAACCGTTACTATTCAACATAACACAACTTGCTAGCGCCATAAGGTCCCAGCTTTATTTCTCTCAGATAACTGCATGGCTCAGTACCCAAGACGATTCCTGGCCTTTGACAATACACGAGGACAATTTTCGGTACCATTTGACAGCTCCCGGAAAGACAATAGCTACGTCGAATTTCCACCTGGCGGCGACCAAGCACGATTTCCCAGAAACCGATATAG GTAACGGCATAGTTCTTCACGTTTCCTGTTTAAGTTTACCGAGAAGTGCCACAATTCCAAAGATAACTTGCAATAACTGCGCAATGAAAACGGCTTATGACATGGATATCAATAATAAACTACTTGACGATAGGATGCATATTCCTTGCAAGCTAAAG GGTAAACACCGATGCGAAGACCTGGAAGAAGAAGAGAACGTCAAAATAGACAACAAATTAAACGTGAAGCGACTCTGCAGTAAGTCCAGCGTCTCTTGCGAAGCGTCGACGAGCAAAAACAGGCCAAAGCTCCACACATTCAtccaaaattcaaatttttatgctTCCGATAAACCAAATAACCAAAATTGCTGCCAGAGGTCGCTTCTCGTAGCCAAAAATGATCTCAACAAGGACAAGGGCCAGCTGTTACTCGAGGCTATAGAACGCAGCGGCCAAAAGAGTACAAGCGAGAGTGATATAGCGAATTGTGATAAGCGAGAAAGTGATATTCTTAGTATTAGAGATAAACCTAATTTTAGAGTATACGTAGATAAACATTGTGATAGTCCTGTTCCAATTTTGAAAGAGAAAAAAATAAGAGACATTTCTAATGTTGATCTTAGAAAAAGAGCTCATGTTAGACAGAAAATCCAGTTCGACGACGAAGGCGTTAGCAAGGGAGAGGTACCGAGCCAGGtggagcaagccaagtttaggaAAGATCTAGATAACGCTGCTTCGATGGTTTTCCATTCGAGGACGGGTTTGCCGTTGACTAGTAGTCCTGCGCCTGTGAGAAGGGGAAAATCGTGTTTTGATTTCGATTCTTCTATCAACTCAGTTTCAGCAATAAAAAG cgcCCTGTTCTCAACCAGTTTCTCTACAGACGATGAAAGCGAGAGCGACGGCAGCATAGTGTCTCCGTGTAGTCCCGAGACACTGTTAACTCACAAAGGCGGTGTGTCACCTGTCAAGTACCGCCGAAGGGGCCACTCGGCAGGTTTATTAG GTAGCTTTGAAGAGTCGGTTCTCAATGGCCGTTTGGAACCAGTTTCAACCGTCCAAGGCTTTACCGCAGAACTGGGAGCTAGTGGTTCATTTGTTCCTAAACATCTCGTTGTGCCAGTAACAGTATTTTTCTACACGTTAGGAGAAACGGATAAAGTTTCATCACCTTACCTC GGACACATAAACCTTGGCAAGAAGAGTTACAATGTACCCAAGATGGGTACGGTTCAAGTGACGCTGTTCAACCCGCTCGGAACTGTGGTAAAGATGTTTGTGATAATGTATGATCTCTCAGATATGCCTCCCAATTCTCAGACTTTTATCAGACAACGCACATTGTATATGCCTACAAATTGTAAAGAGGTCAACTTAGAATGGGGACCCAAGTGGCTGCGGTATCTTATACATTTAAG ATTTATGAGTTCGAAATCCGGCAAGATCTACCTCCACAGCGACATCCGCATGATCATCTTCCGCAAATGCGACATGGACACTGCGACTGCGCACGGCATCGAGATGCGTTACGAACTACGGAGTTTCACTCACATGCCTACCAATCCCAGGTATTCACCAAGAAAGTAA
- the atos gene encoding uncharacterized protein atos isoform X1, whose amino-acid sequence MMHSTNFNTDGGSTKGEVLVSVATLVTEGRIPGSINSKSKKFYEGPHCTLVKGANKGHTCGLADSLCLKYENDRETVISLCKKDIPLCIEVILTCECKEVDETTDNLNGIYVLEQWHFSVGPKKSAEPLLFNITQLASAIRSQLYFSQITAWLSTQDDSWPLTIHEDNFRYHLTAPGKTIATSNFHLAATKHDFPETDIGNGIVLHVSCLSLPRSATIPKITCNNCAMKTAYDMDINNKLLDDRMHIPCKLKGKHRCEDLEEEENVKIDNKLNVKRLCSKSSVSCEASTSKNRPKLHTFIQNSNFYASDKPNNQNCCQRSLLVAKNDLNKDKGQLLLEAIERSGQKSTSESDIANCDKRESDILSIRDKPNFRVYVDKHCDSPVPILKEKKIRDISNVDLRKRAHVRQKIQFDDEGVSKGEVPSQVEQAKFRKDLDNAASMVFHSRTGLPLTSSPAPVRRGKSCFDFDSSINSVSAIKSALFSTSFSTDDESESDGSIVSPCSPETLLTHKGGVSPVKYRRRGHSAGLLGSFEESVLNGRLEPVSTVQGFTAELGASGSFVPKHLVVPVTVFFYTLGETDKVSSPYLGHINLGKKSYNVPKMGTVQVTLFNPLGTVVKMFVIMYDLSDMPPNSQTFIRQRTLYMPTNCKEVNLEWGPKWLRYLIHLRFMSSKSGKIYLHSDIRMIIFRKCDMDTATAHGIEMRYELRSFTHMPTNPRYSPRK is encoded by the exons tGTTTGAAATACGAAAACGACCGCGAGACAGTCATAAGTTTGTGCAAAAAGGACATACCGTTGTGCATCGAAGTTATCCTGACGTGTGAGTGTAAAGAAGTTGACGAGACGACCGACAATTTGAACGGCATTTACGTTTTGGAACAGTGGCATTTCAGCGTCGGCCCCAAAAA GTCTGCTGAACCGTTACTATTCAACATAACACAACTTGCTAGCGCCATAAGGTCCCAGCTTTATTTCTCTCAGATAACTGCATGGCTCAGTACCCAAGACGATTCCTGGCCTTTGACAATACACGAGGACAATTTTCGGTACCATTTGACAGCTCCCGGAAAGACAATAGCTACGTCGAATTTCCACCTGGCGGCGACCAAGCACGATTTCCCAGAAACCGATATAG GTAACGGCATAGTTCTTCACGTTTCCTGTTTAAGTTTACCGAGAAGTGCCACAATTCCAAAGATAACTTGCAATAACTGCGCAATGAAAACGGCTTATGACATGGATATCAATAATAAACTACTTGACGATAGGATGCATATTCCTTGCAAGCTAAAG GGTAAACACCGATGCGAAGACCTGGAAGAAGAAGAGAACGTCAAAATAGACAACAAATTAAACGTGAAGCGACTCTGCAGTAAGTCCAGCGTCTCTTGCGAAGCGTCGACGAGCAAAAACAGGCCAAAGCTCCACACATTCAtccaaaattcaaatttttatgctTCCGATAAACCAAATAACCAAAATTGCTGCCAGAGGTCGCTTCTCGTAGCCAAAAATGATCTCAACAAGGACAAGGGCCAGCTGTTACTCGAGGCTATAGAACGCAGCGGCCAAAAGAGTACAAGCGAGAGTGATATAGCGAATTGTGATAAGCGAGAAAGTGATATTCTTAGTATTAGAGATAAACCTAATTTTAGAGTATACGTAGATAAACATTGTGATAGTCCTGTTCCAATTTTGAAAGAGAAAAAAATAAGAGACATTTCTAATGTTGATCTTAGAAAAAGAGCTCATGTTAGACAGAAAATCCAGTTCGACGACGAAGGCGTTAGCAAGGGAGAGGTACCGAGCCAGGtggagcaagccaagtttaggaAAGATCTAGATAACGCTGCTTCGATGGTTTTCCATTCGAGGACGGGTTTGCCGTTGACTAGTAGTCCTGCGCCTGTGAGAAGGGGAAAATCGTGTTTTGATTTCGATTCTTCTATCAACTCAGTTTCAGCAATAAAAAG cgcCCTGTTCTCAACCAGTTTCTCTACAGACGATGAAAGCGAGAGCGACGGCAGCATAGTGTCTCCGTGTAGTCCCGAGACACTGTTAACTCACAAAGGCGGTGTGTCACCTGTCAAGTACCGCCGAAGGGGCCACTCGGCAGGTTTATTAG GTAGCTTTGAAGAGTCGGTTCTCAATGGCCGTTTGGAACCAGTTTCAACCGTCCAAGGCTTTACCGCAGAACTGGGAGCTAGTGGTTCATTTGTTCCTAAACATCTCGTTGTGCCAGTAACAGTATTTTTCTACACGTTAGGAGAAACGGATAAAGTTTCATCACCTTACCTC GGACACATAAACCTTGGCAAGAAGAGTTACAATGTACCCAAGATGGGTACGGTTCAAGTGACGCTGTTCAACCCGCTCGGAACTGTGGTAAAGATGTTTGTGATAATGTATGATCTCTCAGATATGCCTCCCAATTCTCAGACTTTTATCAGACAACGCACATTGTATATGCCTACAAATTGTAAAGAGGTCAACTTAGAATGGGGACCCAAGTGGCTGCGGTATCTTATACATTTAAG ATTTATGAGTTCGAAATCCGGCAAGATCTACCTCCACAGCGACATCCGCATGATCATCTTCCGCAAATGCGACATGGACACTGCGACTGCGCACGGCATCGAGATGCGTTACGAACTACGGAGTTTCACTCACATGCCTACCAATCCCAGGTATTCACCAAGAAAGTAA